The genomic interval CTTCTGCAATTCGGGCTCGGAAGCCGGCGACACCGCGCTGAAGATCGCAGTCGCCTATCAGCAGATCAAGGGCCAGGGCTCGCGCACCCGCCTGATCGGCCGTGAGCGCGGCTATCATGGCGTCGGCTTCGGCGGCACCGCGGTCGGCGGCATCGGCAACAACCGCAAGATGTTCGGCCCGCTGCTTAACGGCGTCGACCATCTGCCTGCGACGTATGATCGCGACAAGCAGGCCTTCACCAAGGGCGAACCGGAATACGGCGCGCACTTCGCCGACGCGCTCGAAGGCCTCGTCAACCTGCACGGCGCCAACACCATCGCGGCGGTGATCGTCGAGCCGATGGCCGGCTCCACCGGCGTGCTGCCGGCGCCGAAGGGCTACCTCAAGCGCCTGCGCGAGATCACCAAGAAGCACGGCATCCTGCTGATCTTCGACGAGGTCATCACCGGCTACGGCCGTCTCGGCTACGCCTTCGCGTCCGAACGCTATGGCGTCACCCCGGACATGATCACCTTCGCCAAGGGCGTCACCAATGGTGCGGTGCCGATGGGCGGCGTGATCACCTCGGCCGAGATCCACGATGCGTTCATGACCGGTCCCGAGCACGCGGTCGAGCTGGCTCACGGCTATACCTATTCGGCGCACCCGCTGGCCTGCGCGGCCGGCATCGCCACCCTCGATATCTACCGCGACGAGAAGCTGTTCGAGCGCGCCAAGGCGCTGGAGCCGAAGTTCGCCGAGGCGGTGATGTCGCTGAAGTCGGCCCCGAATGTGGTCGACATCCGCACCGTCGGCCTGACCGCCGGCATCGACCTCGCCCCGATCACCGATGCGGTCGGCAAGCGCGGCTTCGACGCGATGAATGCGGGCTTCCACGACCACGAGCTGATGCTGCGGATCGCCGGCGACACCCTGGCGCTGACCCCGCCGCTGATCCTCAGCGAGGACCACATCGGCGAGATCGTCGACAAGGTCGGCAAGGTGATCCGCGCGGTCGCCTGATTCTGCCCGATATCCCCTTGGGACGGCGGACGAATCCAGTGGACTCGTCCGCCGAATCGACAAAGATGGCGGATCGGCAGGCAACCACCGGCTTAAATGATCCGCATCTCGACCATTTTCATCGCCGTCTGCATGGTGCTGATCGCCACCTCGCTCGGCATGGTGGTGTATGCGGTCGCCGGGTTTAACTTCGCCCAGGCGTCGCTGGTCGGCCTGACCGCCCTGACATTGTTCGTGCTGTACCAGGCGGTTTCGATGCGGATGCGCGACCGCGCCGAGGCCGGCGATCAGATCGCCGACCTGTCGCGCGGCACCGCCGATCTCGCCCGCCAGGTCGGCGAATTCGGCCGGCGGCTGGCGGTGGTCGAGGCCAAGCTGGTTTCCGCCCAGTCCTCCCAGCAGGACCGGGTCCAGCACGTCTCCGACGAAATCACCGAACTTGGTACCCTGGTGCAGCAGCTGGCTGCCTCGGTCGCCGCCCACGAAGACCTTCTGACCTCCGCCGCCCGCAGCGAGGTCCGCCCCGAGTCCATCGCAGCGCCGGCTCCGGCTGCTCTGGCTCCGCCCGTGATCCCATCCGCGGCCGTACCGGCGGCTGCCGCTGCGGCGCCCGTTTCGGCGCTTCAGCCCGAAACGCCGAGTCCCGCAGCTCCCCCCGCGCCGGCGCCGGCCGCTACCGCTCCCACGACTCTGGTGCCGGACGCCGCCTCAGTCCCGGCTGTGGTCCCGCCGCCCGCCGTCGTTTCAGCTCCTACCGGTCCCAACATGGCGGAGGCGGTGGCGAGCGCGGTCGAGGGCGGTCGTTTCGATCTCTATCTACAGCCGATGGTCTCGCTGCCGCAGCGCAAGGTGCGGGCCTACGAGGTGGTGACGCGGCTGCGCGACACCGCCGATCAGGCGATCCCTGCCGAAACCTATTTGCCGATCGCCGAGACAGCCGGGTTGATGGGACGGATCGACAACGCGATCCTGCTGCGCGCCGTGCAGGTGGTCCGGCGCCTGCTGGTGCGCAACAAGGACGTCGGGCTGTTCGTCAACATCGCCGGCGCGACGCTGGCCGACACCGCCGCCTTCGCCCAGTGCCTCGACTTCCTCGAAGCCAACCGCGCGCTGGCGCCGTCGCTGATCCTCGAATTCAAGCAGAGCACCCTGCGCGGCCTCGGTCCGATCGAAACCGAACACCTCGCGGCGCTGGCGCAGCGCGGCTACCGGTTCTCGATCGACCATGTCACCGATCTGCGGTTCGAGCCGCGCGAGCTGGCCGATCGCGGCGTCCGCTTCATCAAGGTGCCGGCGGCGCTGCTGCTCGCCGCGCATGACACGGCGTCCGCCGACATCCACCCGGTGGATCTGTCCGATCTGCTCGGCCGGTTCGGCATCGATCTGGTCGCCGAGCGGATCGAGGGGGAACGCGCCGTGGTCGACCTGCTTGACTACGATGTGCGGTTTGGGCAGGGGTTCTTGTTCGCAGCGCCCCGTCCGCTGCGGCCAGAGACCGCCACCAACGCGGCCGCGCCGGCTTCCAACGCCCCGGCCCAGCAGGACATCAATCTTGATCCAGGCAAGCTACCGCAGAGCCCGCTCGCTCGCATCGAGCCGGCACGCGTCACCGGCAATGCCGCACTGGTTCGCCGCGCCGCCGGCCCGTTCTGATCGTTTCAGCCGATGACGAAGCTGCGTTTCGTCGAGCATCTGCACGAGCTCGTCGGCTCGGTCGATGTCGTGCTCAGCGACATCTGGGGCGTGGTGCATAACGGCCTGGAGTCGTTCCCGGACGCCTGCGCGGCGCTCAAGACCGCGCGTGACCAGGGCCGCACCGTGGTGCTGATCACCAACGCGCCACGGCCGGCGGATTCGGTGCAGCGCCAGCTGCGCAAGCTCGACGTGCCGGACGATTGCTACGACGCGATCGTGTCGTCGGGCGATCTCACCCGGATCTACGTGGCCGAACATCCCGGCCAGTCGATCTACTGGCTCGGGCCGGATCGCGACAACTCGATCTATCGCGGCCTCGACGCGGTGCTGACGCCGCTCGACAAGGCCGACTACATCATCTGCACCGGCCCGTTCGACGACGAGACCGAGTCGGCCGAAGACTATCGCGAGATGATGGGGCAGGCGCTGGAGCGCAAGCTGACGCTGGTCTGCGCCAATCCGGACATCGTGGTCGAGCGCGGCGACCGGCTGATCTACTGCGCCGGCGCGATCGCCGAGTTGTATCGCGAGCTCGGCGGCGAGGTGATCTTCTACGGCAAGCCGCACCGGCCGATCTATGATCGCGCGATGGCGCTCGCCCGACAGATCCGCGGGACCGACACGCCGGCGCAGCGGGTGCTGGCGATCGGCGACTCGGTGCGGACTGATCTGGCCGGCGCGCAGGGCTACGGCATCGATCTCTTGTTCGTCACCCGCGGCATCCATGCCGACGCATTCGAGGGCATCGATCGGCTCGACACCGCTGCGGTGACCGAACTGTTCGGCCACCCGCCGCTGGCACTGACCCGCGAGCTGCGCTGGTAAGCGCAGCTCGACTTCGCTTCTTCGAGAGTTGATCAGCGGCCTTCGCGCAGCCAGGTCGCCGCGAACGCGCCGAGCAGCAACAGCAAGCCGATCAGGCCGGTGAACACCGGCAGCACGCCGACGCCGGTGACGACGCTGGCATCGCGCATTCGCACGCCGAGCCAGCCGTCGCCGCGGAAAATCGTCGCCGAGGTCACCGGCACGATCCGCGGCAGCTCGACGCTGCCGTTCTCGGCGATCCGGCGGGCGTCGCCGCCGGTGGCCTGCGCCAGCGGCCGCAGCGTCTCGGTGGTCGAGGTGACCTCTGCAAATTCCTTCGGGTTGACCGGCCCGACATTGATCAGCGCTTTGAGCGTGCCATCGGTCGCCGACCACAGCCCGAGCTCGTCGGCCGGCAGTGTCGCCCGCCAGGTGCCGGGATCGCCCGCCGCGAGCGTGAGTTCGCGGGTCTTGCCGGAAGGCGAGGTGACGGTCACGGGCGGCACGCTGTCACCCATGGTCTGCCGCAGCACTTCGAGGTTCTTGCCCTCGGCCTTCAGCCGCAGCGCTTCTTCATCGAGGTCCGGCTGCTTCATCAGCCAGTGCGACATCCGCCGCAGCAGATCGAGATGCGGTCCGCCGCCCTCGTAGCCGCGCGCCCACAGCCAGATGTGGTCAGAGAGCAGCAGCGCGACCCGGCCCTCGCCGAAATGCGACAGCAGCAGTAGCGGCATGTTGTCGGCGCCGGTCATCAGCGGGGCAGCAGTCGCGTTGCGGGTGTCGACCGTGCGGAAGAACCGGCTCCAATGCGGCGGCTCGGACGCCGAGCCTTCGAGGCCGCGCGTCACCGGATGGCGCTTGCCGGCGTCCGACAGCCGCGCGTGATACGGCTTTTCGGTGACGCCGACCGGCTCGGCCGGCAGCAGCGTGTCGAGCGGCGTACGCCAGATCGAGGTAGTCGACGCGTAGTCCGGCCCGGCCGACACCAGCACCGCACCGCCGTTCTTCACGTAGCGCGAGATGTTGTCGAAATACGCCATCGGCAGCACGCCCTGGCGGGCGTAGCGGTCGAAGATGATCAGTTGAAACTCGTTGATCTTCTGCTGGAACAGCTCGCGGGTCGGGAAGGCGATCAGCGACAATTCGTTGATCGGCGTGCCGTCCTGCTTCTCCGGCGGCCGCAGGATGGTGAAGTGCACGAGATCGACGCTGGCGTCGGATTTGAGCAAATTGCGCCAGGTGCGCTCGCCGGAATGCGGCTCGCCGGACACCAGCAGCACCCGCAGCTTGTCGCGGACGCCGTCGATCGACACCACGGCGCGGTTGTTGACCAGCGTCAGCTCGTTCTCGACCGGCGAGGCTTCGATCTCGACGATGTTCTGGCCGGCATGCTTGATCTCGACATCGACGTTGACGGTCTGGCCGCTGAGCACGGTGCGCTGGTTCAGCACTTCGCCGTCGCGCCGCACCACGACGCGGGCACGGTCGCCGGTGATGCCCTGGTCGTCGAGCCGGTAGGTGATGGTCTGGGTCTGGCCGACGATGCCGAACCGCGGCGCCGCCAGGATGGCGATGCGGCGGTCGCGCTCGTCCTTGCGGCCGGTGATCAGCGCCTGCACCGGCGCCTGGAAGCCAAGTGCCTGAGCGTTCGCCGGGATATCGTGGACGCGGCCGTCGGTGATCAGGAACGCGCCGGCGACGCGGTCGGTCGGCACGTCGGACAGCGCCGAAGTCACCGCGCCGAACAGCTTGGTGCCGTCGGTCTCGCCATCCGCCTGGCCGGCTTCGACAACGCGAACCTCCAGGCCCTTGATCTGCTTCAGCCGATCGACCAGCGCTTCCTTGGCCTGCTCGGCTTCTTCGGTGCGCTTGCCGAAATTCTGACTCGGGCTCTTGTCGACCACCACGGCGGCGACCGAGGACAGCGGCTCGCGCTCCTCGCGGGTGAACGACGGATTGGCCAGCGCCAGCACGATCAGCGCAAGCGCCGCGATCCGCACCCACGCGCCCCGCGAGCGCCCAATCAGCAGCACGAGTGCGATGATCGCCACGGCGGCAATCGCGACCCACAGCACTGCGGTCGGAACAAGAGGCGCAAAGGCGATGCCGTAGTGCAATGCGTTCTCCTCGTCGCTCATGGTTCGAGACGCATCGCTGCGCGATGCTCCTCACCATGAGGTCCTCGTTTCGTCGTCCCGCCTCAAGCGAGACCTCTCCCTCATCCTGAGGAGCCCGGCGAAGCCGGGCGTCTCGAAGGATGAGCTAACTATTGCCCCAGCCGCTCGATCAGCGCCGGCGCGTGGACCTGGTCGGCTTTGTAGTTGCCGGTCAGGGTGTACATCACGATGTTGACGCCGGCGCGGAAGGCGAATTCGCGCTGGCGCGGCTCGCCCGGTGTCAGCGGCAGCATCGGCTGGCCGTCGGGCCGCATCGCCCAGGCGCCGGCGAGATCGTTGGAGGTGATGATGATCGGCGACACGCCGTCGCCGCCGCGCGCCGGGCGGGTGGTGTCGTCATCGTCGGTCTCGCGCGGCAGCGCCTCGACCCAGGTCTGGCCGGCGGTGAAGCGGCCGGGGAAGTCGCGCAGGAGATAGAACGTCTTGGTCAGCACGTGCTCGCGCGGCACCGGCTCCAGCTCCGGCACGTCGAGCGACGACAGCACGTCGCGCAGTGTGATCATGCCGGGGGTCTGCGATGCGCCGTTCGGATCCGGCGGCGCTTCGATCGCGTCGCGGGTGTCGAAGATCACGGTGCCGCCCTGCTTCATGTAGGCGTCGATCTTGTTGAGAGCGTCCTGCGGCGGCTTAGGCCCGCCGGCGACGATCGGCCAGTAGATCAGCGGGAAGAACGACAGCTCGTCGCGCGCCGGATCGACGCCGACCGGCTCGCCGGCTTCGAGTGCGGTGCGCTGCGCCAGGAACAACGTCAGTCCGCTCATTCCGGCTTTGACGATGGCGTCGACGTCGGCGTTGCCGGTGATCACATAAGCGAGGTGAGTCTGTGCGGTCGCCTTGATGGCAAAGTCGTCCTTGGCGCCTTGCGCGCGCAGCGGCAGCGGCATCGACGCCAGTGGCAGTGCGATGATCAGCGCCAGCGCGGCGGTCGCGGCGCGGCGGCGGCGCATCAGCAGCGCGGCGAGGCCGCCGCCGAGCACGGCGACGATCAGCGCGTCGAGCAGGAACAGGCCGAGCGACGAGGCCAGCAGCATGCCGCGCAGATCGCGCGGTTCGGCGTTGCTGTAGGCGGCGCGGCGGGCGTTGATCGCCGACGTATCCAGCGGCGCAATCCGGTCAGCAGCGGCCAGCGCATTGACGGCGATCGGTCCGTCGGCGGGACCATAGAAGCCGGGCGGATGCTCGGCGCTGCCGCGCTCCCGGTAATCAGCCGGGATCGGCTTGGCGGAGGCCGGCGGCGGGCCGAACGCGCCGAAGCCGTCGAGCGTGCGCAGCGGCGACACCGTCTCGGCGGCATTCGGATCGGCCGCAACGCCGGCGCCGGGCGTCGAGGTGTAACCGGACATGTCGACCAGCCGGCGCAGCATCTCGACGAAGGTGCCGGACATCGGCAGGTTCGACCAGCGCATGTCGGCGCTGACGTGGAACAGCGTCACCAGCCCTTTGCCGCGATGCTCGCCGGTGACCAGCGGCGTGCCGTCGGCGAGCGACGCCCAGCTCTTGCCGGGCAGGGTCGCGTCCGGCTCGGCCAGAACCTGGCGATTGACGGTGACGTCGCTCGGCACCGCGAGCCCGGCGAATGGGCCGTCGCCGGAGAACGCAGCGAGCTGCTGTGGCTTCTCCCATGTCAGGCTGCCGCCGAGGCTGCGGCCGCCTTTGCGAAGCTTCACCGGCACCAGATCGTCCTCGTCCTGACGGGCGAGACGAGGGCCGGCAAACCGCACCAGCACGCCGCCCTGTTCGATCCAGGCATCGAGCCGCTGGCGGATTTCGGGTGACAGCGCGCCGACATCGGCGAGCACGATCATCGGCAGCTTCTGGTCGAGGAATTGCGCGATCACCTGCTGCGGCGCGGCGCGTTCGCCCTGGCGCAGATCGGCGAACGGCGACAGCGCACGGGCGAGATAGAACGTCGCCGCCAGCAGCGGCTGCGCCGTGTCGGCGCTCGCGCCTGACACGATCCCGACCGCGCGGCGGCGCCAGCGCTTGTCGAGTAGCTGAACGGCGCCGGTGGAGCGCTCGCCGGCGATTTCCAGCCGGGCGATGTCGTTGCGCAGTTCGACCGGCAGGTCGAATGCCGCTTCGGTCTCGGTGGCGCCGGGCGCAAGGCTGAAGCGGGCTTCGCCGATCGGCGCGCTCTTGGCATCGAGCGCGCGGACGACGCCGGCATCGACGCCGCCGCTGTTGGCGCGCAGCACTTTCACGGTCATCTTCGCCGCGGCGTTTTCGGCAGCCGCCAATGCATGGGCCGGCGGCGCGCCGCCTTCGACGATGGTGAGGCTGCGGTTCTGGACCAGCTTGTTCAGCCCGGCGACGAAATCATTGCCGCGGCCGGTGTCGACACCGTCCGTCAGCCACACCAGTTCGGCATCACCGGCGGTCTTCAGGAAACGCTCGATGCCGGGCAGCGCCTCGACCCGCTCGACCGCATAGGGCTTGGGCGCGAGCTGA from Rhodopseudomonas palustris carries:
- a CDS encoding aspartate aminotransferase family protein, with the protein product MLDKIKPTSAVNAPNDLNAFWMPFTANRAFKRAPKMVVGAEGMHYITADGRKIIDAASGMWCTNAGHGRKEIAEAIKAQADELDFSPPFQFGQPKAFELATRIADLAPEGLDHVFFCNSGSEAGDTALKIAVAYQQIKGQGSRTRLIGRERGYHGVGFGGTAVGGIGNNRKMFGPLLNGVDHLPATYDRDKQAFTKGEPEYGAHFADALEGLVNLHGANTIAAVIVEPMAGSTGVLPAPKGYLKRLREITKKHGILLIFDEVITGYGRLGYAFASERYGVTPDMITFAKGVTNGAVPMGGVITSAEIHDAFMTGPEHAVELAHGYTYSAHPLACAAGIATLDIYRDEKLFERAKALEPKFAEAVMSLKSAPNVVDIRTVGLTAGIDLAPITDAVGKRGFDAMNAGFHDHELMLRIAGDTLALTPPLILSEDHIGEIVDKVGKVIRAVA
- a CDS encoding EAL domain-containing protein, yielding MIRISTIFIAVCMVLIATSLGMVVYAVAGFNFAQASLVGLTALTLFVLYQAVSMRMRDRAEAGDQIADLSRGTADLARQVGEFGRRLAVVEAKLVSAQSSQQDRVQHVSDEITELGTLVQQLAASVAAHEDLLTSAARSEVRPESIAAPAPAALAPPVIPSAAVPAAAAAAPVSALQPETPSPAAPPAPAPAATAPTTLVPDAASVPAVVPPPAVVSAPTGPNMAEAVASAVEGGRFDLYLQPMVSLPQRKVRAYEVVTRLRDTADQAIPAETYLPIAETAGLMGRIDNAILLRAVQVVRRLLVRNKDVGLFVNIAGATLADTAAFAQCLDFLEANRALAPSLILEFKQSTLRGLGPIETEHLAALAQRGYRFSIDHVTDLRFEPRELADRGVRFIKVPAALLLAAHDTASADIHPVDLSDLLGRFGIDLVAERIEGERAVVDLLDYDVRFGQGFLFAAPRPLRPETATNAAAPASNAPAQQDINLDPGKLPQSPLARIEPARVTGNAALVRRAAGPF
- a CDS encoding TIGR01459 family HAD-type hydrolase, translated to MTKLRFVEHLHELVGSVDVVLSDIWGVVHNGLESFPDACAALKTARDQGRTVVLITNAPRPADSVQRQLRKLDVPDDCYDAIVSSGDLTRIYVAEHPGQSIYWLGPDRDNSIYRGLDAVLTPLDKADYIICTGPFDDETESAEDYREMMGQALERKLTLVCANPDIVVERGDRLIYCAGAIAELYRELGGEVIFYGKPHRPIYDRAMALARQIRGTDTPAQRVLAIGDSVRTDLAGAQGYGIDLLFVTRGIHADAFEGIDRLDTAAVTELFGHPPLALTRELRW
- a CDS encoding DUF4159 domain-containing protein, yielding MIGALPLSFAQPLLLIGLLALPALWWLLRVMPPRPRRVDFPPTRLLLDIAPKEETPSRTPWWLTALRMLAAALVIVALAGPIWNPQTAAGGSQAPLLILLDDGWSAASSWEARIKAADELIAEADSARRAVALAPLSETARDPALMPAGTARVSLRQLAPKPYAVERVEALPGIERFLKTAGDAELVWLTDGVDTGRGNDFVAGLNKLVQNRSLTIVEGGAPPAHALAAAENAAAKMTVKVLRANSGGVDAGVVRALDAKSAPIGEARFSLAPGATETEAAFDLPVELRNDIARLEIAGERSTGAVQLLDKRWRRRAVGIVSGASADTAQPLLAATFYLARALSPFADLRQGERAAPQQVIAQFLDQKLPMIVLADVGALSPEIRQRLDAWIEQGGVLVRFAGPRLARQDEDDLVPVKLRKGGRSLGGSLTWEKPQQLAAFSGDGPFAGLAVPSDVTVNRQVLAEPDATLPGKSWASLADGTPLVTGEHRGKGLVTLFHVSADMRWSNLPMSGTFVEMLRRLVDMSGYTSTPGAGVAADPNAAETVSPLRTLDGFGAFGPPPASAKPIPADYRERGSAEHPPGFYGPADGPIAVNALAAADRIAPLDTSAINARRAAYSNAEPRDLRGMLLASSLGLFLLDALIVAVLGGGLAALLMRRRRAATAALALIIALPLASMPLPLRAQGAKDDFAIKATAQTHLAYVITGNADVDAIVKAGMSGLTLFLAQRTALEAGEPVGVDPARDELSFFPLIYWPIVAGGPKPPQDALNKIDAYMKQGGTVIFDTRDAIEAPPDPNGASQTPGMITLRDVLSSLDVPELEPVPREHVLTKTFYLLRDFPGRFTAGQTWVEALPRETDDDDTTRPARGGDGVSPIIITSNDLAGAWAMRPDGQPMLPLTPGEPRQREFAFRAGVNIVMYTLTGNYKADQVHAPALIERLGQ